The Arvicanthis niloticus isolate mArvNil1 chromosome 2, mArvNil1.pat.X, whole genome shotgun sequence genome includes a window with the following:
- the Fsip1 gene encoding fibrous sheath-interacting protein 1 isoform X3 has protein sequence MTLECQWSQSVPRRPAFVPTEKLRDRTDHGQRMSMDIIKGNLDGISKPASSSRSRPGSRNSNSSLEVLSPEPGPVKIDMINKLNSGKEGHTSNSSVEERRNSNDEKWADDSKTKPAKKSSDEDSDLTQPQATPEHADDPKLEEMDAVLQNAIRKMHRLDKILAQKQCREKEVKKRGLEMRIKLWEKLKSAKNSEDLENNKELGNTKKFLCLTSKSAETAAVKPFHCEFEDVLFSVFHTQIPPETYENHMEKDFTCDVEKSEPLIKTEKQPFANTEAIEPRSEHSQDFIRQNTEHSQDFIKRNIELAKRSRSPVVMVEDEKKRLDELLKGWDDTDSGLSSSEGDQCGWLLPGEGYTFAATESQQLAEIDIKLQELSVDFPTIFSLESQGDTEHDPNEERNTEPTPGEKILRDSKEQRDQKSRLKAIDGKLKEINEQVDWDSLCGWDLCWPSEEAT, from the exons ATGACGCTCGAATGTCAGTGGAGCCAGTCAGTGCCTAGGCGTCCAGCCTTCGTCCCCACAGAGAAGTTGAGGGACCGCACGGACCACGGGCAGAG GATGTCAATGGATATTATAAAAGGAAACCTTGATGGAATTTCAAAACCAGCCTCAAGTTCAAGATCCCGTCCTGGGAGCCGAAATTCAAACAGTTCTCTGGAGGTGCTCTCGCCAGAACCAGGGCCTGTCAAG ATTGACATGATAAACAAGTTGAATTCTGGCAAAGAGGGTCACACATCAAACAGTAgtgtggaagaaagaaggaatagTAATGATGAAAAATGGGCAGACGACTCCAAGACAAAACCAGCCAAGAAGAGCTCAGATGAAGACTCAGACCTGACTCAACCTCAGGCGACCCCTGAGCATGCAG ATGATCCCAAATTAGAAGAGATGGATGCTGTGCTTCAGAATGCTATTCGTAAGATGCACAGACTTGACAAGATACTGGCCCAAAAACAATGTAGAGAAAAGGAAGTTAAAAAGCGAGGTCTAGAAATGAGAATTAAGCTGTGGGAAAAGCTCAAG TCTGCAAAAAACTCTGAAGACTTGGAAAACAACAAGGAGTTGGGAAACACAAAAAAGTTTTTGTGCTTGACTTCAAAATCTGCAGAGACAGCAGCTG TAAAGCCGTTTCACTGTGAGTTCGAAGACGTCCTTTTCTCAGTGTTTCATACTCAGATTCCTCCAGAAACTTACGAAAATCACATGGAGAAGG ATTTTACCTGTGATGTGGAGAAAAGTGAGCCATtgatcaaaacagaaaaacaaccatTTGCAAATACAGAAGCGATTGAGCCTAGGAGTGAACACAGCCAGGATTTCATTAGGCAGAACACTGAACACAGCCAGGATTTTATTAAGAGAAACATTGAG TTGGCCAAGCGTTCCAGAAGCCCGGTGGTTATGGTTGAAGACGAGAAGAAGAGGCTGGATGAGCTCCTGAAAGGCTGGGATGATACAGACTCAGGCTTGTCCAGTTCCGAG GGCGATCAGTGTGGTTGGCTGCTTCCAGGAGAAGGCTATACCTTTGCAGCCACCGAGTCTCAGCAGCTTGCTGAGATTGACATAAAGCTTCAGGAACTCTCTGTGGACTTCCCCACCATCTTCAGCCTTGAAAGTCAGGGTGATACG GAACATGACcccaatgaagaaagaaatacgGAACCAACTCCAGGAGAAAAGATACTCCGGGACAGCAAAGAGCAAAGGGATCAGAAGTCTCGGCTGAAAGCCATCGATGGAAAGCTGAAAGAGATCAATGAACAG
- the Fsip1 gene encoding fibrous sheath-interacting protein 1 isoform X4: MTLECQWSQSVPRRPAFVPTEKLRDRTDHGQRMSMDIIKGNLDGISKPASSSRSRPGSRNSNSSLEVLSPEPGPVKIDMINKLNSGKEGHTSNSSVEERRNSNDEKWADDSKTKPAKKSSDEDSDLTQPQATPEHADDPKLEEMDAVLQNAIRKMHRLDKILAQKQCREKEVKKRGLEMRIKLWEKLKSAKNSEDLENNKELGNTKKFLCLTSKSAETAAVKPFHCEFEDVLFSVFHTQIPPETYENHMEKDFTCDVEKSEPLIKTEKQPFANTEAIEPRSEHSQDFIRQNTEHSQDFIKRNIELAKRSRSPVVMVEDEKKRLDELLKGWDDTDSGLSSSEGDQCGWLLPGEGYTFAATESQQLAEIDIKLQELSVDFPTIFSLESQGDTEHDPNEERNTEPTPGEKILRDSKEQRDQKSRLKAIDGKLKEINEQKENLILGPWTTQ, from the exons ATGACGCTCGAATGTCAGTGGAGCCAGTCAGTGCCTAGGCGTCCAGCCTTCGTCCCCACAGAGAAGTTGAGGGACCGCACGGACCACGGGCAGAG GATGTCAATGGATATTATAAAAGGAAACCTTGATGGAATTTCAAAACCAGCCTCAAGTTCAAGATCCCGTCCTGGGAGCCGAAATTCAAACAGTTCTCTGGAGGTGCTCTCGCCAGAACCAGGGCCTGTCAAG ATTGACATGATAAACAAGTTGAATTCTGGCAAAGAGGGTCACACATCAAACAGTAgtgtggaagaaagaaggaatagTAATGATGAAAAATGGGCAGACGACTCCAAGACAAAACCAGCCAAGAAGAGCTCAGATGAAGACTCAGACCTGACTCAACCTCAGGCGACCCCTGAGCATGCAG ATGATCCCAAATTAGAAGAGATGGATGCTGTGCTTCAGAATGCTATTCGTAAGATGCACAGACTTGACAAGATACTGGCCCAAAAACAATGTAGAGAAAAGGAAGTTAAAAAGCGAGGTCTAGAAATGAGAATTAAGCTGTGGGAAAAGCTCAAG TCTGCAAAAAACTCTGAAGACTTGGAAAACAACAAGGAGTTGGGAAACACAAAAAAGTTTTTGTGCTTGACTTCAAAATCTGCAGAGACAGCAGCTG TAAAGCCGTTTCACTGTGAGTTCGAAGACGTCCTTTTCTCAGTGTTTCATACTCAGATTCCTCCAGAAACTTACGAAAATCACATGGAGAAGG ATTTTACCTGTGATGTGGAGAAAAGTGAGCCATtgatcaaaacagaaaaacaaccatTTGCAAATACAGAAGCGATTGAGCCTAGGAGTGAACACAGCCAGGATTTCATTAGGCAGAACACTGAACACAGCCAGGATTTTATTAAGAGAAACATTGAG TTGGCCAAGCGTTCCAGAAGCCCGGTGGTTATGGTTGAAGACGAGAAGAAGAGGCTGGATGAGCTCCTGAAAGGCTGGGATGATACAGACTCAGGCTTGTCCAGTTCCGAG GGCGATCAGTGTGGTTGGCTGCTTCCAGGAGAAGGCTATACCTTTGCAGCCACCGAGTCTCAGCAGCTTGCTGAGATTGACATAAAGCTTCAGGAACTCTCTGTGGACTTCCCCACCATCTTCAGCCTTGAAAGTCAGGGTGATACG GAACATGACcccaatgaagaaagaaatacgGAACCAACTCCAGGAGAAAAGATACTCCGGGACAGCAAAGAGCAAAGGGATCAGAAGTCTCGGCTGAAAGCCATCGATGGAAAGCTGAAAGAGATCAATGAACAG